One window of the Eucalyptus grandis isolate ANBG69807.140 chromosome 8, ASM1654582v1, whole genome shotgun sequence genome contains the following:
- the LOC104414067 gene encoding disease resistance protein RUN1-like, with protein sequence MAPATNTSGMEFEVFLSFRGPDTRDNFTSCLYYDMVEKGIRVFKDDKELSVGQKIEGGLLRALNDSQIYIPIFSKGFASSPWCLREVAHMVDCTSKSDGKKEILPIFIDVEIDDVKLKTKLYRAALSEHEKKYDSHEVKRWGDALVEVPTRVGWKLEGKGYGELIKLIVREVLLKLKGKNRTLPDNLVEMNDLEYIEELLDINSDDHVRFIIIHGTGGIGKSTLASVIFNQFRSKFDCYSFLEDVQSHRLLDMQKKLLSETLGSNSTEEMYDTNDGIDRIRRGLGKAKVLVVVDNVDEKKQLENLAGSYDWFGSGSRIIVTLRDIRIIRNKDNQRQPSFYMDYSIKEMPFDLAIQLFSKHAFRSDTPPEDCYKFSEKVVSSIGRLPLTLEVMGSLFASTARSEWEETLEDSKQAPCTDVRQTLMISINKLDDIEKAIFLDIACFCIGEKKTYADYMWRNSGYSSRGVIDVLLLMSLIKIDEDNRFWMHDEVRDLGRYIVKKDNVEDAGKRIWVLIDENTLDILRSNEEKQVVRALSIGISHDLTPAELSRLPQLRFLGGRRMNFVGNFNNILRNLRWLSWHHCPFNLSAVNLHLVNLVVLDLSRSNITHNWGGWRQIKKAKKLKVLDLTGCERLTKTPSFSKFGKLEKLILAWCVRLATIDGSINKLRQLRTLDIKGCHSLQGLPMEIGSLECLSEIIVPQTTRSSLSKLFKLPETLGSLKSLMRFQTLSNYSIHQLPYSIGKLTNLMCLWLTDCYNLTELPDSIGELESLIELNISNSNINVLPDSIGNLKRLKVLNVASTEIHTIPCALGRVETLEELNASYCWRLKDEIPWEMWSLNRLRILDLNGSPISTVPRKIGDFFSLQTLKISGRRLLPLPKLPSSLKCLVVEDADIPVLPPDLSSLVHLDHLEVSKDFIRIDYGSEKEGFFSEANKIISLWKDAQSIHRLPRGLSTLKLSCIPQLPDFFGFKSLSVLQISNYQMPHLPILKYLESLRELKISWCEFIDRTPDLSCLKRLQTLYLHRLTKLAEIPGLGEVESLKSLKISFCYAIKKLPNLSKLKNLKHRSIRFCPKLRAVEGLKE encoded by the exons ATGGCTCCAGCCACTAACACCTCAGGAATGGAGTTTGAGGTATTCCTGAGTTTCAGGGGACCAGATACTCGAGATAACTTTACTAGTTGCCTCTATTATGACATGGTGGAGAAAGGAATCCGTGTCTTCAAAGACGATAAAGAGCTCTCAGTCGGTCAAAAGATTGAGGGAGGGCTTTTGCGAGCCCTTAACGACTCTCAAATCTATATCCCTATCTTCTCCAAGGGCTTCGCTTCCAGTCCATGGTGTCTTCGTGAGGTTGCGCATATGGTAGATTGCACTTCAAAATCAGATGGGAAAAAGGAGATCCTCCCTATCTTCATTGACGTGGAGATAGATGATGTAAAACTTAAAACCAAATTGTACAGAGCTGCCCTCTCCGAGCATGAGAAGAAGTACGACTCACATGAAGTAAAACGCTGGGGAGATGCTCTCGTTGAGGTTCCGACAAGAGTAGGTTGGAAGCTTGAAGGAAAAGG GTATGGTGAACTTATAAAACTAATTGTTCGAGAGGTTTTGCTTAAGCTGAAGGGGAAGAATAGAACTCTTCCTGACAATCTAGTTGAAATGAATGATCTAGAATATATAGAGGAACTGCTGGATATTAACTCTGATGACCATGTACGTTTCATTATAATCCATGGAACGGGTGGTATTGGCAAGTCAACTCTTGCTAGTGTTATCTTCAACCAATTCCGGTCTAAATTTGATTGTTATAGTTTCCTTGAAGATGTCCAAAGTCATCGTCTTTTAGACATGCAAAAGAAACTACTGTCTGAAACATTGGGCTCGAACTCTACTGAAGAAATGTATGACACCAACGACGGGATTGATCGCATAAGAAGAGGACTTGGCAAAGCAAAAGTTCTGGTTGTTGTCGACAATGTGGATGAGAAGAAGCAACTTGAGAACCTGGCAGGAAGCTATGATTGGTTTGGGAGCGGAAGTAGGATCATTGTCACACTTAGGGACATAAGGATAATACGAAATAAAGACAACCAAAGGCAACCTAGCTTTTACATGGATTACTCAATAAAGGAGATGCCCTTTGATTTAGCGATTCAGCTTTTTAGTAAGCATGCCTTTAGAAGCGATACTCCTCCAGAAGATTGCTACAAATTCTCAGAAAAAGTCGTTTCAAGCATAGGAAGGCTTCCTTTGACTTTGGAAGTCATGGGTTCTCTTTTCGCCTCCACGGCCAGATCGGAATGGGAGGAGACATTGGAGGACTCAAAGCAAGCCCCGTGTACAGACGTTCGACAAACATTGATGATAAGTATCAACAAATTGGACGATATAGAAAAAGCCATATTCCTAGACATAGCATGTTTTTGCATCGGGGAGAAAAAGACTTATGCAGACTACATGTGGCGTAATAGTGGCTATTCCTCACGCGGCGTGATTGATGTTCTTCTGCTCATGTCATTGATAAAGATCGATGAGGACAATagattttggatgcatgatgaagTTCGAGATCTAGGAAGGTACATCGTCAAAAAAGACAATGTTGAAGATGCTGGAAAGCGCATTTGGGTGTTGATTGATGAGAATACTTTAGACATACTGAGAAGCAATGAG GAAAAACAAGTTGTACGAGCACTCAGTATAGGTATTAGTCATGACTTAACACCTGCAGAATTATCCCGTCTGCCACAGCTAAGGTTCCTTGGAGGGCGGAGAATGAATTTCGTAGGCAACTTCAATAATATTCTTCGTAATCTGAGATGGCTGTCTTGGCATCATTGCCCATTCAATCTTTCAGCCGTGAATCTTCACCTGGTGAATTTGGTCGTGCTTGACCTTTCGAGAAGCAACATCACCCacaattggggtggatggagGCAAATCAAG AAGGCGAAAAAGTTGAAAGTTCTAGATTTAACGGGATGCGAGAGGTTAACCAAGACACCCAGTTTTTCCAAGTTTGGCAAGTTGGAGAAATTGATTCTCGCTTGGTGTGTGAGATTGGCTACGATTGACGGGTCAATCAATAAGCTAAGACAGCTAAGGACTTTAGATATCAAGGGGTGCCATTCCCTTCAAGGGTTGCCCATGGAAATCGGTTCACTAGAATGCTTATCGGAGATTATTGTGCCCCAGACTACCAGGTCATCCTTATCCAAACTGTTCAAGCTTCCTGAGACACTGGGCAGTCTAAAATCTTTGATGAGGTTTCAAACTTTGAGTAACTATAGTATCCACCAACTTCCTTACTCGATTGGAAAGTTAACGAATCTTATGTGTTTGTGGTTGACTGATTGCTATAATCTAACAGAGCTTCCAGACTCTATTGGGGAATTAGAATCATTGATTGAGTTAAATATAAGTAATTCAAACATCAATGTTCTCCCTGATTCCATTGGAAATCTAAAGAGACTAAAAGTCTTAAACGTGGCATCCACAGAGATACACACGATACCTTGTGCACTCGGAAGGGTGGAGACACTCGAAGAGCTCAATGCCTCGTATTGTTGGCGCCTCAAGGATGAAATCCCATGGGAAATGTGGAGCCTAAACCGTCTGAGGATCCTGGACTTGAATGGGAGCCCAATCTCTACTGTGCCGAGAAAGATCGGTGATTTCTTCAGTCTCCAGACACTTAAAATTTCAGGTCGCCGGCTTCTCCCTTTGCCAAAGCTTCCCTCGAGCTTGAAATGTCTAGTGGTTGAAGATGCTGATATCCCTGTTCTTCCTCCTGACCTCTCGAGCCTAGTTCATTTAGATCATCTCGAAGTGAGCAAAGATTTTATACGTATTGACTACGGGAGTGAAAAAGAAGGGTTTTTCTCTGAAGCGAACAAGATTATCTCGCTTTGGAAGGACGCGCAGTCCATCCATCGGCTTCCACGTGGCTTATCAACCTTGAAACTTAGCTGCATCCCGCAATTGCCTGATTTTTTTGGCTTCAAAAGCTTGTCAGTTCTCCAAATCAGTAACTATCAGATGCCACACTTGCCCATACTTAAATACTTGGAGAGCTTAAGGGAATTGAAGATATCTTGGTGCGAATTCATCGACCGCACACCCGATCTATCATGCTTGAAGAGGCTACAAACATTATATCTCCATCGTTTAACCAAACTGGCAGAGATTCCAGGTTTGGGGGAAGTGGAATCTCTGAAGTctctaaaaattagtttttgttatgcaattaaaaaattgcctAACCTGTCGAAGTTGAAAAATCTAAAGCATCGCTCTATTCGGTTTTGTCCAAAGTTAAGAGCCGTCGAAGGCTTGAAAGAGtag